In Pengzhenrongella sicca, a single genomic region encodes these proteins:
- a CDS encoding shikimate dehydrogenase: MLGHPIAHSLSPALHRAAYAALGLEGWRYDAVDVTADALPAFLAGLDDAWAGLSLTMPLKQTVLPLLDHVEPLADVVGAVNTVLVQAGAGTGVAGGPVLVGANTDVYGIVTALQEGLRDRPRGRRPGDGPAGAPADRTAAVLGAGATAASCLAALAQLGCTTPVVYVRSMGRIGSLMRAAHRMGVEPRYAPLAAAADEFGAADLVVSTLPAHAADDVAAGLGAAVASRAAGIASRAAGGDGPHGVLLDVVYDPFPTALSSAWARAGGVVVGGDRMLLHQAAEQVRLMTGLVAPVEAMAGVLGARSVHR, encoded by the coding sequence GTGCTCGGCCACCCCATCGCGCACTCGCTCTCGCCCGCGCTGCACCGGGCGGCGTACGCGGCGCTCGGCCTGGAGGGGTGGCGGTACGACGCCGTCGACGTCACCGCCGACGCGCTGCCGGCGTTCCTCGCCGGGCTCGATGACGCCTGGGCCGGCCTGAGCCTGACGATGCCGCTCAAGCAGACGGTGCTGCCGCTGCTCGACCACGTCGAGCCGCTCGCCGACGTCGTGGGCGCGGTGAACACCGTCCTCGTGCAGGCGGGCGCCGGCACGGGCGTCGCGGGCGGGCCGGTCCTCGTCGGCGCGAACACGGACGTGTACGGGATCGTCACGGCCCTGCAGGAGGGGTTGCGCGATCGGCCGCGCGGTCGGCGGCCGGGTGACGGGCCGGCGGGCGCGCCCGCCGACCGGACCGCCGCGGTGCTCGGTGCCGGCGCGACCGCCGCGTCCTGCCTCGCCGCGCTCGCGCAGCTCGGCTGCACGACCCCGGTGGTCTACGTCCGGTCGATGGGCCGGATCGGGTCCCTCATGCGCGCCGCGCACCGCATGGGCGTCGAGCCGCGGTACGCGCCGCTCGCGGCCGCCGCGGACGAGTTCGGCGCAGCGGACCTCGTCGTCTCGACCCTGCCCGCGCACGCCGCCGACGACGTCGCGGCGGGGCTGGGCGCCGCCGTCGCCAGCCGAGCGGCCGGCATAGCCAGCCGAGCGGCCGGCGGCGACGGACCGCACGGGGTGCTGCTCGACGTCGTGTACGACCCGTTCCCGACGGCGCTGTCGAGCGCGTGGGCGCGGGCTGGGGGAGTGGTCGTCGGCGGGGACCGGATGCTGCTGCACCAGGCCGCCGAGCAGGTCCGGCTGATGACGGGCCTGGTCGCGCCGGTCGAGGCCATGGCGGGCGTGCTCGGGGCGCGGTCCGTGCACCGGTAG
- the mltG gene encoding endolytic transglycosylase MltG: MSEIFLAGAPELHAAPVRSRASEHAAKRAARRRKRRRSAVAVVVALALVVGAGWFVVGFLAPIFSGDSSTETIADYPGPGHGSAQITVNSGDTGTAIGAALVEAGIVGTQKAFTDAYTANLDAPSIQPGTYELLLEMKASDAVVALLDPARRVSYKVTVPEGQTATQVYERVSAITTIPVADLAAAAADPAIGLPAEAAGQIEGWLFPATYSVEPDATAATVLAQMVAKTVSVLDAAAVPVDQRERVLIIASIAEKEVSAPEEYSKVARVIENRLTRQIPLGMDTINAYGLGKAAIDLTAEDLAADNPYNSRQILGLPPTPIGNPGEATIQAAMNPAEGEWTYFITVNLDTGETLFTDNYDEFLVGKQQYQDWLAANG, translated from the coding sequence GTGAGTGAGATCTTCCTCGCCGGCGCGCCCGAGCTCCATGCTGCCCCCGTCCGGTCGCGCGCCTCCGAGCACGCCGCCAAGCGCGCCGCCCGGCGCCGCAAGCGGCGTCGCAGCGCGGTCGCCGTCGTGGTCGCGCTGGCGCTCGTCGTCGGGGCCGGCTGGTTCGTCGTCGGCTTCCTGGCGCCGATCTTCTCGGGCGACAGCTCGACGGAGACGATCGCGGACTACCCCGGCCCGGGGCACGGCTCCGCGCAGATCACCGTCAACTCCGGCGACACCGGCACGGCGATCGGCGCCGCGCTTGTCGAGGCAGGCATCGTCGGGACGCAGAAGGCCTTCACGGACGCCTACACCGCGAACCTCGACGCGCCCTCGATCCAGCCCGGAACCTACGAGCTGCTGCTCGAGATGAAGGCGAGCGACGCCGTCGTCGCCCTGCTCGACCCGGCGCGCCGCGTCTCCTACAAGGTGACCGTCCCCGAGGGGCAGACCGCCACGCAGGTCTACGAGCGGGTCTCGGCGATCACCACGATCCCCGTCGCCGACCTCGCGGCCGCTGCGGCCGACCCCGCGATCGGCCTGCCCGCAGAGGCGGCCGGCCAGATCGAGGGCTGGCTGTTCCCCGCGACCTACTCGGTCGAGCCCGACGCCACCGCCGCGACGGTGCTCGCCCAGATGGTCGCGAAGACCGTCTCGGTGCTCGACGCCGCCGCCGTCCCGGTCGATCAGCGCGAACGCGTCCTGATCATCGCGTCGATCGCCGAGAAGGAGGTCAGCGCGCCCGAGGAGTACTCGAAGGTGGCGCGCGTGATCGAGAACCGACTGACGCGGCAGATCCCGCTCGGCATGGACACGATCAACGCCTACGGCCTCGGCAAGGCCGCGATCGACCTGACGGCCGAGGACCTCGCGGCGGACAACCCGTACAACTCCCGCCAGATCCTCGGGCTGCCGCCGACCCCGATCGGCAACCCGGGCGAGGCCACGATCCAGGCCGCGATGAACCCCGCCGAGGGCGAGTGGACCTACTTCATCACCGTCAACCTCGACACCGGCGAGACGCTGTTCACCGACAACTACGACGAGTTCCTGGTCGGGAAGCAGCAGTACCAGGACTGGCTCGCGGCGAACGGGTGA
- the ruvX gene encoding Holliday junction resolvase RuvX, translated as MPVERGPRLGVDVGSVRVGLAVSDPDGLIATPVATLARARSLAAVVREVRERGAAAVYVGLPIHLSGAEGAASGAARAYAGALASAVTPVSVWLIDERMSTVSAHQALHASGRSERTHRTVIDQAAAVVILQSALDAERASGARAGERVDVDPPEAPRVGPDGERMTTER; from the coding sequence GTGCCCGTCGAGCGCGGGCCGCGGCTCGGCGTCGACGTCGGATCGGTGCGCGTCGGCCTCGCGGTCAGCGACCCGGACGGGCTGATCGCGACTCCGGTGGCGACCCTGGCCCGGGCTCGCTCGCTCGCCGCAGTTGTGCGCGAAGTGCGTGAACGTGGTGCGGCGGCGGTGTACGTCGGGCTCCCGATCCACCTTTCGGGGGCCGAAGGGGCGGCGTCGGGTGCTGCGCGTGCTTACGCTGGGGCGTTGGCGTCGGCGGTGACACCCGTGTCGGTGTGGTTGATCGACGAACGAATGAGTACCGTAAGCGCACATCAGGCGCTGCACGCGTCCGGACGGTCCGAGCGAACCCATCGCACGGTCATCGACCAGGCGGCGGCCGTGGTGATCTTGCAGTCGGCGCTCGACGCGGAACGCGCATCGGGCGCACGGGCGGGCGAGCGGGTCGACGTCGATCCACCCGAGGCCCCCCGGGTGGGCCCTGATGGCGAACGCATGACGACGGAACGGTGA